The nucleotide window CCCCCGCCAAGCTCCCAAGCCGTCAGCAGACGGCGTCAAACCATGGGTAGCGGGCATTCGGCAACAGGCTCTGATGGCGAGCTGGAAACTGGCCCCGGCGCTGGCCAGCGGCTGTTCGGTGATCGTGAAGCCGGCCGAGGAAACCTCGCTCACCACACTCAGGCTGGCGGAACTGGCGATCGAGGCGGGCATCCCGGCGGGGGTGCTGAATGTCGTCACCGGCCCGGGCGAGACCACCGGCCGGCTGATCGGCCAGCATGGCGACATCGATGCGGTGTCGTTCACCGGGTCGACCGAGGTCGGGCGGCTGTTCCTGCAATATGCCGGCAGCAGCAATCTGAAGACTGTGGGCCTGGAGATGGGTGGCAAGAGCCCGTTCATCGTGCTGGACGACGCAGCCCTGACCCCGGATCTGATCGACAACGCGGTGATGGCGGCGTTCTGGAATGGCGGGCAGAACTGTTCGGCCAATATGCGCCAGATCGTGGCGCGGTCGCGGCAAGAGGAATATGTCGACAAGGTCACCCGGCGGGCGGCCGCGATCGTGATCGGCGACCCGCTGGACCCGCGCACCGAGATGGGGCCGATGATCAGCATGCAGCATCGCCGGCGGGTGCAGGGGCTGATCGACAAGGGGGTGTCGGAAGGCGCGCGGGCGATGCTGACGCCGCGTGACGCGGTCGCGGCACTGCCCGGCAGTTTCCTGTCGCCTGCGGTGTTCGCCGATCTGGACCCGATGATGACCATCGCGCGGGAGGAGATCTTCGGGCCGGTG belongs to Tistrella bauzanensis and includes:
- a CDS encoding aldehyde dehydrogenase family protein, which gives rise to MASWKLAPALASGCSVIVKPAEETSLTTLRLAELAIEAGIPAGVLNVVTGPGETTGRLIGQHGDIDAVSFTGSTEVGRLFLQYAGSSNLKTVGLEMGGKSPFIVLDDAALTPDLIDNAVMAAFWNGGQNCSANMRQIVARSRQEEYVDKVTRRAAAIVIGDPLDPRTEMGPMISMQHRRRVQGLIDKGVSEGARAMLTPRDAVAALPGSFLSPAVFADLDPMMTIAREEIFGPVLGVLPVDSAARALEIANGTDYGLHATVYTRDIDRALYFARRLACGTVSVNGFTEGDIKTPFGGYRKSGSLARDKGLEAMSQYQQVKTIWLSLTQPAEAGA